The window CAGGGACACACCGACGAGGAACGGGTGGTCCGGCTCGCCGAGCCACTGCTCGACGTGGTCATCCGCCCCGGCGACGCCCTCCTGCTCGAACCCCGCTCCGGATACGTCTACGAAGTCGTCCCCAAGAGCGAGGTCGAGGAACTCGTCCTCGAAGAGGTCCCCGACATCGGCTACGAGCAGATCGGCGGTCTGGGCGGCCAGATCGAGATGATCCGCGACGCGGTGGAGCTCCCGTACCTCTACCCCGACCTGTTCAAGGAGCACGAACTGCGGCCGCCCAAGGGCGTCCTGCTGTACGGGCCCCCCGGATGCGGCAAGACGCTCATCGCCAAGGCCGTCGCCAACTCGCTGGCCAAGAAGGTCGCCGAGGTCACCGGCCAGGCCCAGGGCAAGAGCTTCTTCCTCAACATCAAGGGCCCCGAGCTCCTCAACAAGTACGTCGGCGAGACCGAGCGGCAGATCCGCCTCGTCTTCCAGCGTGCTCGTGAGAAGGCCAGCGAGGGCACACCCGTCATCGTCTTCTTCGACGAGATGGAGTCCCTCTTCCGCACCCGCGGATCCGGCGTCAGCTCGGACGTGGAGAACACCATCGTCCCCCAGCTGCTCGCCGAGATCGACGGCGTGGAAGGCCTGCAGAACGTGGTGGTGATCGGCGCCTCGAACCGCGAGGACATGATCGACCCCGCGATCCTGCGCCCCGGACGACTCGACGTGAAGATCAAGATCGAGCGCCCGGACGCCGAAGCCGCGAAGGACATCTTCGGGAAGTACCTCACCGAGCGCCTCCCGCTGCACTCCGACGACCTCGGCGAGCACGGCGGCAGCAGGTCCACCACGGTCAGCAGCATGATCCAGTCCGCCGTCGAGCACATGTACACCGAGTCCGAGGAGAACCGCTTCCTCGAGGTCACGTACGCCAACGGCGACAAGGAAGTCCTGTACTTCAAGGACTTCAACTCCGGCGCCATGATCGAGAACATCGTCGGCCGCGCCAAGAAGATGGCCATCAAGGACTTCCTCGAACACAACCAGAAGGGCCTGAGGGTCTCCCACCTGCTCCAGGCCTGCGTGGACGAGTTCAAGGAGAACGAGGACCTTCCCAACACCACCAACCCGGACGACTGGGCCCGGATCTCCGGCAAGAAGGGCGAACGGATCGTCTACATCCGCACGCTCATCACCGGAAAGCAGGGCGCGGACACCGGACGCTCCATCGACACGGTGGCGAACACCGGTCAGTACCTGTAAAAGACAGGGTGGCTGCGGGTGCCCTCACGGGGTACCCGCAGCCGACTGTTTTCCAGGGCACAGCTGGAGCGAGCAATGACGCAAATGATCTCCCCACCAGCGCAAAGGCGCTCTAGGCTCTTCGGTACCGCCGAGTCGCGCAGTGCGGGGACGGGCACCGCACACGCACCGGAGCGCCAGCGGTACTTGAGCGGCGTCCCCGACCGAGGACGCCGCCGGGCAAGGAGGGCCGCATGACCGTACGGCGAGTAATGGGCATCGAGACGGAGTACGGGATCTCCGTCCCCGGCCACCCGAACGCCAATGCCATGCTCACCTCGTCCCAGATCGTCAACGCCTACGCGGCGGCGATGCACCGGGCCCGGCGGGCCCGCTGGGACTTCGAGGAGGAGAACCCGCTGCGGGACGCGCGGGGCTTCGACCTCGCCCGCGAGGCCGCCGACTCCAGTCAGCTCACCGACGAGGACATCGGCCTGGCCAACGTCATCCTCACCAACGGGGCACGGCTGTACGTGGACCACGCACACCCGGAGTTCAGCTCCCCGGAGGTGACCAACCCACTGGACGCCGTCCTGTGGGACAAGGCCGGTGAACGCATCATGGCGGAGGCCGCGGAGCGCGCGGCCCAGCTCCCAGGAGCCCAGCCGATCCACCTCTACAAGAACAACACCGACAACAAGGGCGCCTCGTACGGCACGCACGAGAACTACCTGATGAAGCGGGAGACCCCCTTCTCGGACATCGTGCGCCACCTCACCCCGTTCTTCGTCTCGCGCCAGGTCGTCACCGGCGCCGGCCGCGTCGGCATCGGCCAGGACGGGCACGAGCACGGCTTCCAGCTGAGCCAGCGCGCCGACTACTTCGAGGTCGAGGTGGGCCTCGAGACCACCCTGAAGCGCCCCATCATCAACACGCGTGACGAGCCGCACTCGGACGCCGAGAAGTACCGCCGCCTGCACGTGATCATCGGCGACGCCAACCTCTCGGAGATCTCCACCTACCTGAAGCTCGGCACGACCGCTCTCGTCCTGTCCATGATCGAGGACGGCTTCATCGCCGTGGACCTCGCCGTCGACCAGCCGGTGCGCACACTGCACCAGGTCTCGCACGACCCGACCCTCAAGCGCCTGATCACGCTCCGCAGCGGCCGGACACTCACCGCTGTCCAGCTGCAGATGGAGTACTTCGAACTGGCGCGCAAGTACGTCGAGGAGCGGTTCGGCGCCGACGCGGACGACCAGACCAAGGACGTCCTGGCACGCTGGGAGGACGTCCTCGGCCGCCTGGAGACCGACCCGATGAGCCTGGCCGGCGAACTGGACTGGGTGGCCAAGCGGGAGCTCATGGAGGGCTACCGGCGCCGTGACAGCCTCGACTGGGACGCCGCCCGGCTGCACCTGGTCGACCTCCAGTACGCCGACGTACGCCCCGACAAGGGCCTCTACAACCGCCTGGCTGCCCGCGGCCGGATCAAGCGGCTGCTGGACGAGACCGACGTGGAGCG of the Streptomyces aurantiacus genome contains:
- the dop gene encoding depupylase/deamidase Dop, yielding MTVRRVMGIETEYGISVPGHPNANAMLTSSQIVNAYAAAMHRARRARWDFEEENPLRDARGFDLAREAADSSQLTDEDIGLANVILTNGARLYVDHAHPEFSSPEVTNPLDAVLWDKAGERIMAEAAERAAQLPGAQPIHLYKNNTDNKGASYGTHENYLMKRETPFSDIVRHLTPFFVSRQVVTGAGRVGIGQDGHEHGFQLSQRADYFEVEVGLETTLKRPIINTRDEPHSDAEKYRRLHVIIGDANLSEISTYLKLGTTALVLSMIEDGFIAVDLAVDQPVRTLHQVSHDPTLKRLITLRSGRTLTAVQLQMEYFELARKYVEERFGADADDQTKDVLARWEDVLGRLETDPMSLAGELDWVAKRELMEGYRRRDSLDWDAARLHLVDLQYADVRPDKGLYNRLAARGRIKRLLDETDVERAETAPPEDTRAYFRGRCLEQYADDVAAASWDSVIFDLPGRDSLQRVPTLEPLRGTRNHVKELLDRCRTAEDLVRVLSGH
- the arc gene encoding proteasome ATPase, which translates into the protein MAAHDDDMNRGIRPGRGSDDPSGQIAYLEQEIAVLRRKLADSPRHTRILEERIVELQTNLAGVSAQNERLAGTLREARDQIVALKEEVDRLAQPPAGFGVFLEANEDGTADIFTGGRKLRVNVSPSVELEELRRGQEVMLNEALNVVEAMEYESVGDIVTLKEILEDGERALVQGHTDEERVVRLAEPLLDVVIRPGDALLLEPRSGYVYEVVPKSEVEELVLEEVPDIGYEQIGGLGGQIEMIRDAVELPYLYPDLFKEHELRPPKGVLLYGPPGCGKTLIAKAVANSLAKKVAEVTGQAQGKSFFLNIKGPELLNKYVGETERQIRLVFQRAREKASEGTPVIVFFDEMESLFRTRGSGVSSDVENTIVPQLLAEIDGVEGLQNVVVIGASNREDMIDPAILRPGRLDVKIKIERPDAEAAKDIFGKYLTERLPLHSDDLGEHGGSRSTTVSSMIQSAVEHMYTESEENRFLEVTYANGDKEVLYFKDFNSGAMIENIVGRAKKMAIKDFLEHNQKGLRVSHLLQACVDEFKENEDLPNTTNPDDWARISGKKGERIVYIRTLITGKQGADTGRSIDTVANTGQYL